One Clostridium sp. CM027 genomic window carries:
- the accD gene encoding acetyl-CoA carboxylase, carboxyltransferase subunit beta has product MFEFKRIFKKSKYIEVKSLEDEYGEKKPNIPTGMWVKCETCGKILYNKDLESSIMTCDNCRTHFRIGSRERINYTIDEGTFIEYDKDMISDDPIDFEGYKDKLQSLHDKTLLKEAVITGEGKINGQDTLIAVMDSNFMMGSMGCVVGEKITRVIERATEAKKPIIIFTASGGARMQEGIFSLMQMAKTSAAIARHNEKGCLYITVLTDPTTGGVTASFAMLGDIIISEPNALIGFAGKRVIEQTLKQQLPDGFQRAEFLLQKGFIDKVVDRKAMKDTLTQILKIHS; this is encoded by the coding sequence ATGTTTGAGTTTAAACGTATATTTAAAAAAAGTAAATATATTGAGGTTAAAAGTTTAGAAGATGAATATGGTGAGAAAAAACCTAATATCCCTACAGGAATGTGGGTTAAATGCGAAACATGTGGCAAAATCCTTTATAATAAGGATTTAGAGAGTAGCATAATGACATGTGATAATTGTAGAACCCATTTCAGAATTGGGTCTAGAGAAAGAATAAATTATACTATAGATGAAGGGACTTTTATAGAATACGATAAAGATATGATCTCAGATGACCCTATAGATTTTGAGGGATATAAAGATAAACTCCAAAGTTTGCATGATAAAACCTTATTAAAAGAAGCTGTAATAACTGGAGAAGGAAAGATAAATGGACAGGATACGTTAATTGCAGTAATGGATAGCAATTTTATGATGGGAAGCATGGGCTGCGTTGTCGGAGAGAAAATTACAAGGGTCATTGAAAGAGCAACAGAAGCTAAAAAACCAATTATTATATTCACTGCCTCAGGGGGAGCTAGGATGCAGGAAGGCATATTTTCGCTAATGCAAATGGCCAAAACTAGTGCTGCTATTGCAAGGCATAATGAAAAAGGTTGTCTTTATATAACTGTTCTTACAGACCCAACTACAGGTGGAGTTACAGCAAGTTTTGCTATGCTGGGAGATATAATAATCTCTGAACCTAATGCATTAATAGGGTTTGCAGGTAAAAGAGTTATTGAACAAACATTAAAGCAACAATTACCTGATGGTTTTCAAAGGGCTGAATTTCTGCTCCAAAAGGGTTTTATAGATAAAGTAGTGGATAGAAAAGCTATGAAG
- the fabG gene encoding 3-oxoacyl-[acyl-carrier-protein] reductase translates to MLKGKTAVVTGASRGIGRAIAVKLAKLGANVVVNYRNSEDAVREVVKEIEDLGVKVLAIQCDISSYSDVENMMKKSVEEFGSLDILVNNAGITKDGLLMRMKEADFDSVIDINLKGAFNCTKHVSAIMLKQRSGRVINISSVSGLTGNAGQVNYSSAKAGIIGMTKAVAREFGGRGVTCNAVAPGYVQTDMTRGLTEKVKDTIMSTIPLRRLGTPEDVANVVAFLASEEASYITGQVINVDGGMVM, encoded by the coding sequence ATGTTAAAAGGGAAAACAGCAGTAGTTACAGGAGCTAGTCGGGGTATTGGAAGAGCAATAGCCGTAAAGCTAGCAAAGCTTGGAGCAAATGTAGTTGTTAACTATAGAAATAGTGAAGACGCAGTGCGCGAAGTAGTTAAAGAAATAGAAGATTTAGGAGTTAAGGTGTTAGCAATTCAATGTGATATTAGCAGTTATAGTGATGTGGAAAATATGATGAAAAAAAGTGTTGAAGAGTTCGGAAGCTTAGATATTCTAGTTAATAATGCTGGCATAACAAAAGATGGTCTTTTAATGAGAATGAAGGAAGCTGATTTTGACAGTGTTATAGATATTAACCTGAAGGGTGCTTTTAATTGCACAAAACATGTATCAGCCATAATGCTTAAACAGAGAAGTGGAAGAGTAATAAATATATCTTCAGTGTCTGGGCTTACAGGAAATGCAGGCCAAGTGAATTATTCCTCCGCAAAGGCAGGTATAATAGGTATGACTAAGGCTGTGGCTAGAGAATTTGGGGGCCGCGGAGTTACTTGTAATGCAGTAGCCCCAGGATATGTTCAAACAGATATGACACGTGGTTTGACCGAGAAGGTAAAGGATACTATAATGAGCACTATTCCGCTAAGGAGACTTGGAACGCCAGAAGATGTGGCAAATGTAGTAGCATTTCTAGCCTCAGAGGAAGCTTCATACATAACAGGTCAAGTTATAAATGTAGATGGTGGAATGGTAATGTAA
- the fabZ gene encoding 3-hydroxyacyl-ACP dehydratase FabZ: protein MEDIKGTTLDIKQIQEIIPHRYPFLFVDKVEELEPGKRAVGYKNVTMNEYFFQGHFPEEPILPGVIIIEALAQVGAVALLSMESYKGKIAYFGGINKAKFRKKVVPGDVLKLEVEIIKMKGPVGIGLGIATVNGVKVAQAEITFAVGK from the coding sequence ATGGAAGATATAAAAGGTACTACTTTAGATATAAAACAAATACAAGAAATTATTCCTCATAGATATCCATTTTTATTTGTGGATAAAGTAGAGGAACTAGAACCAGGCAAAAGAGCTGTTGGGTATAAGAATGTTACTATGAATGAGTATTTCTTTCAGGGGCATTTTCCAGAAGAACCTATACTTCCGGGAGTAATAATTATTGAGGCTTTAGCGCAGGTTGGGGCAGTGGCACTTTTAAGTATGGAGAGCTATAAAGGTAAAATAGCTTACTTTGGTGGTATTAATAAAGCAAAATTTAGAAAGAAAGTTGTTCCGGGAGATGTGTTAAAGCTAGAGGTAGAAATAATCAAAATGAAGGGACCTGTTGGGATAGGTCTAGGCATAGCTACAGTAAATGGAGTTAAAGTGGCACAAGCTGAAATTACATTTGCGGTAGGGAAATAA
- a CDS encoding acetyl-CoA carboxylase biotin carboxylase subunit: MFKKILIANRGEIAVRIIRACNEMGIQTVAVYSEVDKDALHTQMADEAVCIGPSKSKDSYLNMQNILSATVLTGAEAIHPGYGFLSENSKFAQMCEECNIKYIGPNSQNIDNMGNKLKAREIMINAGIPVVPGSGGAIDSEADALTEAEKIGYPVMIKASAGGGGRGIRVVSKIEDLIPAYNTAKAEAKTAFGDDTMYMEKFIEEPRHIEFQILADEHGNVVHLGERDCSIQRRNQKVIEEAPGVRMTGELRKQMGEVAVKAAKSINYKNAGTIEFLLDKHEKYYFMEMNTRIQVEHPITEMITRVDLVKAQIRIAAGQILPYKQEDIKIEGHAIECRINAENPSKNFMPCPGVIKSLHIPGGYGVRIDSAAYQGYKIPPTYDSMIGKLIVHGKDRDEAIRKMRRVLGEFIIEGVDTNIDFQFKIINNSNFIKGKFDTSFISKEFNK; encoded by the coding sequence ATGTTTAAGAAGATATTGATTGCAAATAGAGGCGAGATTGCGGTAAGAATAATCAGGGCGTGTAATGAAATGGGTATTCAAACTGTTGCAGTATATTCTGAGGTAGATAAAGATGCTCTTCATACTCAAATGGCAGATGAGGCTGTATGTATTGGACCTAGTAAATCTAAGGATAGTTATTTAAATATGCAAAATATTTTGAGTGCCACGGTGCTTACGGGCGCAGAGGCAATTCATCCGGGGTATGGGTTCTTATCAGAAAATAGTAAGTTTGCACAGATGTGTGAGGAGTGTAATATAAAATATATAGGCCCAAATTCACAAAACATTGATAATATGGGAAATAAATTAAAGGCAAGAGAAATTATGATAAATGCTGGGATACCAGTAGTCCCTGGTTCGGGCGGAGCGATTGACTCTGAAGCAGATGCTTTAACGGAAGCTGAAAAAATAGGATATCCTGTAATGATAAAGGCCTCAGCAGGAGGCGGGGGACGAGGAATTAGAGTCGTTAGTAAAATAGAAGATCTTATACCTGCGTACAACACTGCAAAAGCTGAGGCGAAAACTGCTTTCGGTGACGATACAATGTATATGGAAAAATTCATAGAAGAGCCAAGACATATAGAGTTTCAAATACTTGCAGATGAGCATGGAAATGTTGTTCATCTTGGCGAGAGAGACTGTTCTATTCAAAGGCGTAATCAGAAGGTAATAGAAGAGGCACCAGGAGTCCGAATGACAGGAGAACTTAGAAAACAGATGGGTGAGGTTGCAGTTAAAGCGGCTAAGTCTATTAATTATAAAAATGCTGGAACTATAGAGTTTTTATTAGATAAACATGAAAAATATTACTTTATGGAGATGAATACACGTATACAGGTAGAGCATCCAATAACAGAAATGATCACTAGAGTAGATTTAGTTAAAGCGCAGATAAGAATTGCTGCAGGCCAAATACTTCCTTATAAACAGGAGGATATAAAAATTGAGGGCCATGCTATTGAATGTAGAATAAATGCAGAAAATCCTTCTAAAAATTTTATGCCTTGTCCTGGCGTTATAAAATCACTACATATTCCAGGAGGATATGGAGTAAGGATTGATAGTGCGGCATATCAAGGATACAAGATTCCACCCACATATGACTCCATGATAGGAAAACTCATTGTCCACGGAAAAGATAGAGATGAAGCAATACGTAAAATGAGAAGAGTATTAGGGGAGTTTATAATAGAGGGTGTGGATACTAATATAGATTTTCAATTTAAAATAATAAATAATAGTAATTTTATAAAAGGAAAATTTGATACTAGTTTTATTAGTAAAGAATTTAACAAGTAG
- the fabF gene encoding beta-ketoacyl-ACP synthase II, whose translation MKNRVVITGMGAVTPIGNDVNSFWDNIKKGTCGIDVIKAFDISKFKCKLAAEVKDFDVTVALDKREARKMDKYCQYAMVAADEAIKISGLDLKTIDSERLAVIVGSGIGGIGTIENEHAKLMEKGASRITPYLIPMIIGNMAAGNIAIKYGAKGMCSSVVTACATGTNAIGDAFHMIQDGRADIIIAGGAEASISPLALAGFAQLTALSKSEDPLRASIPFDKERDGFIMGDGAGIVILESLEHAEKRNAKIYSEVKGYGSTCDAYHITSPSPDGDGAARSMIIALKDADVKAEEISYINAHGTSTPYNDKFETIAIKSAFGEYAYKIPVSSTKSMTGHLLGASGAIEAIVCAKALEEGFVPATIGYKVPDEDCDLDYVPNVGRKQQLKYALSNSLGFGGHNATIILKKWDGR comes from the coding sequence ATGAAAAATAGAGTTGTTATAACAGGCATGGGAGCAGTTACTCCTATAGGAAATGATGTAAATAGTTTTTGGGATAATATAAAAAAAGGTACTTGTGGCATAGATGTAATTAAGGCTTTCGATATTTCTAAATTTAAATGTAAGCTTGCTGCAGAGGTTAAGGATTTTGACGTAACGGTTGCACTCGACAAAAGAGAAGCTAGAAAAATGGATAAATATTGTCAGTATGCAATGGTTGCAGCAGATGAAGCAATTAAAATTTCAGGATTAGATTTAAAAACTATAGATAGTGAAAGATTAGCAGTAATAGTTGGTTCAGGAATAGGCGGAATTGGTACTATTGAGAACGAGCATGCAAAGCTTATGGAAAAGGGAGCAAGCAGAATTACCCCTTACTTAATACCTATGATAATAGGTAATATGGCGGCCGGGAATATTGCAATAAAATATGGTGCTAAAGGTATGTGCTCGAGCGTTGTTACGGCTTGTGCTACAGGAACTAATGCAATAGGAGATGCTTTTCACATGATTCAAGATGGAAGAGCGGACATAATAATAGCTGGAGGTGCAGAGGCTTCAATAAGCCCGCTAGCTTTAGCAGGGTTTGCACAACTAACAGCTTTAAGCAAAAGTGAAGATCCTTTAAGAGCATCGATTCCTTTTGATAAAGAGAGGGATGGTTTTATTATGGGCGATGGTGCAGGTATAGTTATACTTGAATCTTTAGAGCATGCAGAAAAAAGAAATGCAAAAATATATTCAGAGGTTAAGGGTTATGGATCAACTTGTGATGCCTACCATATAACTTCACCATCTCCAGATGGAGATGGAGCAGCAAGATCAATGATAATAGCGCTTAAAGACGCAGATGTTAAGGCAGAAGAAATATCTTACATTAATGCACATGGAACAAGTACTCCATATAATGATAAGTTTGAAACTATAGCTATAAAATCTGCTTTTGGCGAATATGCATATAAAATACCTGTAAGTTCAACAAAGTCCATGACAGGTCATCTCTTAGGAGCATCAGGGGCTATAGAAGCTATAGTATGTGCAAAAGCATTAGAAGAAGGTTTTGTGCCAGCGACTATAGGATATAAAGTGCCAGATGAAGATTGTGATTTAGATTACGTTCCAAACGTAGGAAGAAAACAGCAACTTAAATATGCATTGTCAAATTCATTAGGCTTTGGTGGTCATAATGCTACTATTATATTAAAAAAATGGGACGGTAGATAA
- the accB gene encoding acetyl-CoA carboxylase biotin carboxyl carrier protein: MDYKNIQELIKTVSESILTSFEIETEGIRIMMEKKEQQVVIEKTPLNAAPLERVAKEILTREDVASKEVYLEKLEKDIAITTENAEKAIPKENLFVVKSPIVGTMYSSPSAESKNFVKVGTKVKVGDTLCILEAMKLMNEIESEVDGEVVEVLVSNEDMVEYGQPLFKIIEN, encoded by the coding sequence ATGGATTATAAAAATATTCAAGAGTTAATAAAAACCGTTAGTGAATCGATTCTTACTTCTTTTGAAATTGAGACAGAAGGTATCAGAATAATGATGGAGAAAAAAGAACAACAGGTGGTAATAGAAAAAACACCTTTAAATGCTGCACCTTTAGAGCGAGTTGCTAAGGAAATCCTTACTAGGGAAGATGTAGCTTCTAAAGAAGTGTATTTAGAAAAACTAGAAAAGGATATAGCTATAACTACAGAAAATGCAGAAAAGGCAATACCCAAGGAAAACCTATTTGTAGTTAAATCACCTATTGTTGGAACTATGTATTCTTCTCCAAGTGCTGAATCAAAGAATTTTGTAAAGGTTGGGACTAAGGTTAAAGTTGGAGACACACTTTGTATTTTAGAAGCTATGAAGCTTATGAATGAAATTGAAAGCGAAGTAGATGGAGAAGTTGTAGAAGTATTGGTTTCAAATGAAGATATGGTAGAGTACGGACAGCCATTGTTCAAAATAATTGAAAACTAG